The Subtercola sp. PAMC28395 genome segment GCGCAGTGGCTCGTTCTTCTTGTCGGCGCAGCCGTGGTGTGCGTGTGGCGCATTGTCATGCTCGCAAGCCGGAGTCACCGGGGCTCGGTGCAATCCGTTGTGCGTGACCTCTCGGCCGGTCTCCTGGTGCAGGGCTACGTCGTCTTTCTCGGGAGCATCTCGCTTCTTCTCGTCGTGCAACCCGGCGGCCAGTGGTGGGTGCTCAGCTTCATGCTCATCGTCGTCTGCGTCGACACCGGCGCGTATGTGGCGGGCCTGAACTTCGGCAAGCACCCGATGGCACCGCGCATCAGCCCGAAGAAGACCTGGGAGGGTCTTGCAGGCGCTGCAATAACGGCGCTGGTTGCTGGTGTGCTGCTCTCGGTCTTCCTGCTGCAGGAACCCGTGTGGTTCGGGCTCCTCCTGGGGGCGGTGATCACCGTCACCGCGACGTTCGGCGACCTTGCGGAGTCCCTGCTCAAACGTGACATGGGTATCAAAGACATGAGCACCTGGTTGCCGGGGCACGGCGGCTTTCTCGACCGCCTCGATTCGATGCTGCCCTCGGCAGCAGCGGCGTACGTGCTCTTCATCGTCTTCGCCTGAGAGGCACCCTGTGCGTCCACTCGGCTGGCTGTCAGCGTAACGGGCCAAGTATTGGCACAATGGTCGAGTGAGCCAATCCTTTCCCCTCAGCCGCAAGTCGGCTCTGGGCTACAACATCGATGAAGTCGAGGGATTTCTCGCCCGTGCCCGAAAGGCGTACGAGGCCCAGGCCGAGCTGAACCCTGCCGATTCTGCCGAGACGGATTCGACGAGCATCCGGCGAGCGAGCTTCGGGCTGCAAAAGGGCGGCTACTCGCCTGCCCACGTCGATGCGGCGCTGGAGCGCCTCGAAGATGCCTTCGTCGCCCGCGAGCGTGCGCGGGCAAAGCACGAGATCGGTGACGAGGCGTGGTTCACGCGCAGCAGGGAGCGGGCCCGCGAGATCGTCGCGCGTCTCGAACGCGCAGACGGCCACAAGTTCGCCCGAGCGAATGTTCTCACCGGCGGGTACAACCGCGATGACGTCGACGCTTTCTGCGACACCCTCATCGCATACTTCCGCTCGGGCGCGAACGTCACGGTGGCGGATGTTCGGGGTGTCGTGTTCCGCCCGAAGCTGGGCGGCTACAGCGAGGTGCAGGTCGACCTGGTGCTCGACGCCGTCGTCGACGTGATGCTCGCCGTTCGTTGACGCGCAGTTCGCTGAGGACCTGACCGATCCCCGTCACTCGCTAAGCTGACGGCATGCGAAACGAGATCGTCGCGATCATTGGCGTGATCGTCATCGTCGGGGTCTCGCTTCTGGCGCCGAAGCTGCGCATCGCTGCCCCGATCATCCTCGTGCTGATCGGGGTGGGTATCTCGATCATTCCTGGTGTACAGCCCGTTCATGTGCCGTCTGCGCTCATCCTGACGGTCGTGCTTCCGCCGTTGCTCTACGCGTCTGCGATCAACCTTCCCCTCATCGACTTCCGCCGCAATATCGGGAGCATCACCGGGCTCTCCGTAGCCCTCGTGTTCGTGAGCGCATTCGGAACGGGGCTGCTGCTCTTCTCGCTCTTCCCTGAGCTGAGCCTTGCTTCTGCAATCGCCCTCGGCGCGGTGATCAGCCCGACCGACGCTGTGGCGGCGACATCGATCGGAAAGCGGCTCGGGCTGCCCCACCGGCTGAGCGCCGTGATCGAAGGCGAGAGCCTCGTCAACGATGCCTCAGCACTCGTTCTGCTGAGGTCAGCCGTTGCTGCAACGGCAGGAGCGGTGAGCCTGTGGCAGGTCGCTGGCAGCTTCGTCTACTCGGTCGTCGTGGCAGCTGTCGTCGGTGCGCTCGTCGGTGCAGTGACGATTCTGGTGCGCTCGAAACTCTCCGACCCCGTCCTGACCACCGCGGTCTCGTTCGCCGTGCCGTTTCTTGCATACGTGCCAGCCGAATCGGTCGGTGCCTCCGGGGTGCTCAGTGTCGTCGCGGCCGGGCTCATGACCGGGCACTTCGGCGCCAAGTACTTCACCGCCCCCTCGCGCATCAGCGAACGGCTCACCTGGCGTACGCTGCAGTTCCTGCTCGAGAACGCGGTGTTCCTCATCATGGGGCTGCAGCTGAAAGACCTTGTGGAACAAGTCGTCGACAAACACCTGAGTGTCGAACAGGCGATCTATTTCGGGCTGTTGGCCACGGGGCTGCTGATCATCGTGCGGTTCGTCTTCGTGATGCCGCCGACCCTGATCAGCGCCTGGCGTCGCAAACGTCATCCGCCGCCCACGCGCCCGGGTGCCATGGCCGGTGACGTGCCGACCGGTGTGGCGGGCGGAGTCGTACTGTCGTGGAGTGGAATGCGCGGCGTGGTGACGCTTGCCGCGGCCCAGTCCCTGCCTGAAGACACGCCATACCGCCCCCAGTTGATCCTGATCGCCTTCACGGTGGCAATAGTGACCCTGATCGTGCAGGGGTCGACGTTGCCGTTCGTGATCAAGCTGTCGGGCATCCAGCGGGCGCGCGCAGCCGATGAGAAGGTGGAGTTCGCCTCGCTGGTGGATCGCCTGCAGGAGGCGGGGCGCGGGCTTCTCGAGAACCCGGAGCTCGTGCTGCCGGGAGGAGCCGTGCCCGACCTGGGTGTGGTCGAGCGTGTCAAGCGCGACGCCAAGTTGCGCAGCCAGTCGGCCTGGGAGGTCACGAGCCTGGCCGAGGACGAGACCAACCCTGCGCCGCACGAACAGTATCGTGAGTTGAGGCTCGAGGTGATCCGGGTCGAGCGCGAGACACTTCTCGACGAGCGCGACCGCGGTGAATTCAGCTCGCACACCCTCACTCGCGCCCACGAGATGCTCGACCTCGAGGAGTCTCGGCTGGTGCAGAGTGAGGGCCTCGGCGGGTAGTACGAGCGCATCGCCGGGCAGTCCGAGTGCATCGCCGGGGAGTCCGGGAGAGGCTCGTACAATTGACGTCATGCCCCGCAGCAATCGCCCTCGACGCAATTCGGGGGCGGGCGACACGGGTGACGACGGATTCGAACGCATGATGACGGGTTGGCGAACCGTCGAACACCGCCGGAATGGCGACTGGAACGTGCAGCCCATCTCGGCCAAGCAGGCCACGAAGCCGTACACCTGCCCCGGATGCTCGCTCACCGTCACGCCGGGAACGGCACACCTGGTTGCGTGGCGGGCCGACGGCGTGCTCGGCGACTCCAGCGATCTTGCTGCCCGCAGGCACTGGCACACCCACTGTTGGAGGATTGGTTCGTAGATGGCACCCGTGATCGATGTTCGAAGCAGCGTTGTGCTCCCCGCCATTCGGGAAGACATCGAACTGCACACCGAAGACGGTCTCACCCTGGTCGGTGAGCTGTCGCTGCCCCCGACAGGAGAACCGGTCGCAACGCTGGTGATGCTCCACCCCCTGCCGACGGCCGGTGGATTCATGGACTCGCACATCATCCGCAAGGCGGCAGGCAGGCTTCCGGCACTCGCCCAGCTCGCCGTGCTGCGCTTCAACACCAGAGGGACCTCGTCTCCGCGCGGGACGAGTGACGGCACGTTCGGCCACGGTGACGACGAGCGCCTCGACGTCGACGCGGCGATGCGGTTCGTAGGGGAGCGGGGGTTGCCGCACCCCTGGCTAGTCGGGTGGTCGTTCGGTACCGAACTCGCCCTGAAATACGGTCTGGGCCACGAGATCGAGGGCGCGATCCTCTTGTCGCCGCCGCTGCACCGCGCGACCACGGCGGAAGTCGCCGCGTGGGCCGGGACGGGCATCCCTCTTGTCGCTCTCATTCCGGAATTCGACGACTATCTGAAGGCTCCCGAGGCTCGGGAACGTTTTTCTTCTGTTCCCGAAGCCGACATCGTCGAGGTCGAAGGCGGAAAACACCTGTGGGTGGGGGAGTCGCAGACCAAGAGGGTGCTCAACGAGATCGTCCAGCGAGTGAACCCCGCCGCGGCCCCGCTGCCGGAGACCTACGAGACGGCCTGAGGCCGAGGATACGGCCAGAGTTCGACGAGACGACCTCTGGCATCTGCGGAACCGTCTCGGACACCTGCGGGACGGTTTGGGACCGCGGCTCAGCGCTCGTTCTGGATCGGAATCACGACCTGTTTGACGATCAGCATGATCGACGCGGCGATCGGAATCGCAACCAGCGCTCCCAGGACCCCGAGCAATGACCCGCCGGCCAGCGCGGCGATCACCACAACCGATCCGGGCACAGAGACCGCACGCTTCATGATGTTCGGGCTCAGCAGGTATGCCTCGACCTGCATGTACACCAGGTAGTAGATGGCGGCGACCAGAGCGGTAAGTGGTGAGCCCACGCCCGGGATCAGGCACACGGCGACAATGATGACTGAGCCAGAGATCGTTCCGACCAGCGGGATCAGAGAGAGCATTCCGGCGATGAACGCCAGAACTGCTGCGTATGGTGCCTGGATGATCGACAGGAACACGAAGCTCAGAACACCGTTGCAGAGCGCGAGCGTCACCTGGCCGATCACGTACCGGCCCACTGCCTCTGTCACCTGCTCGCCGAGGTCGGCGAACCGTTCGCGTCTGCTCGCCGGTACGAGGAGGTAGACCGACCTCTTCATCAGCGCGAGATTGGCCGTGAAGAAGAGCGTCAGGATGACCACGATGACGGTGCCGAAGATACCGTTTGCAATGCCCACGCCGACAGCCAGCGCACCGCCGGCGATCGTGGTGATGTTGCCGGGATCCTGCAGATACTTCGTGACCGCGTCGACGACGGCCTGCACGTCGATGAAGCCGCCCAGGCTGTTGGTGAGGTTCGATGCCCAGCTCGACGACTGGAGCAGGGTGGCCAGGTGCGGTATCTGGGCGAACAGCTGCGTCAGCTGGTCGATGATGATCGGCAGCACGGCGAAGACGAGGCCCGTGATGATTCCGGCGACGCCGATCACGACCACGAGGATGGCCACCGGACGGCGGAAATGGTGTCGTTCGAGCCAGGAGACGATCGGGTCGAGACCGAGCGCCAGAAAGACGGCGATGCCGATATACGTGAGAACCGTGGCGAGGTTTCCGATGGCGAGAAGGATCACCACACCGAGGCCGACGCCCAGTGTTCCCACGAGGCCCAGCGTGAAGGCGTTCTTCACTTTCACCTGCATATGCTCCCTCGGTCTGCCTGCAAATCTAGCCCCTGCACACGACAACGCAGAAGTCTGGGAGCATTCACAAGGAGGATCAGCTATCTTTTAATGTCTTTGTGTCTGGAGAAATCACGTGCGATTCATTCTTGCGATCTTCGCTTTCGTTATTGCGACAGCGCTCATCGGCATCGGTATCGCCGAGCGGACAGTGCTCCTTCCGCCCTCGTCGCTGAAGGTCGAAACCACCCAATCGGTGAGCACGCCCTATGTCTACATCGACAGTGATGTACTCAAAGCGCTGGGCGGAGACCAGACGGTCACCCTCTCCGGCAGCCCGAAGATCTTCGTCGCCTACGGCAGAACCGATGACGTGAAGGCCTGGCTGAACGGGTCGAGCTTCGCCAAGATCGCCTACCAGGGTGGCGACAAGCCCTCCCTGTCGTCGACGATCGTTCCCGCAGACACGACAACTGCCGCGGCGGCGAACGTCGCGAGTGGCTCTGCGAATCCCGCTGGATCCGACCTCTGGCTCGAGGAATACTCCGCCGACACCTCGATGTCGCGCACGTTCAACCTCCCGGCAGGTTATTCGCTGATCGTGGCCGACGACGGTACGGCGCCAGCACCGACCACGGTGAGCATCTCGTGGCCCCTCGACAACAGCACTCCAGCGGCCACGCCGCTGATCCTCGCCGGGGCAGCGTTCCTCATCGCCGGGCTCGTGCTGCTACTCCTGGGGCTCAATCACATGAAGAAGTCCCGCGGACCGCGCCGCAAGCCGCCGGCGCTCCCTCGGGGCACGAGGTTCTCTCCTTCAAGAACGAACGCCATCGAGTCCGGGGTCAGGCGCGGGCGACGCTCGATCACCCGCTTCACCGGAACCGTGGCGCCAGCCTTGGTGCTCTGTGTCGTGGCGGCCGGCGGAGTGTCGATGCCGGCGCAGGGTGCTCTTGCGGATACGGCTACGCCAGTGCCTGTGTCGACCACGGGAACACCGACGCCGAGTTCGACCCCGTCGGAGACGACCGGCACTCCCACGCCTGTTCCGACTCCCGAGTCCGGGCCGCCGCCAGTGGTCAGCGAGACGCAGCTCGACGCGATTCTCGCCCGGGTCAGTGCCACCACCACCGCGGCAGATGCTGCCTCAGACGCGACAGCCCTGGCCGCACGCGTCACCGGGCCGGCCCTGGAGCTGAGAGCTGCGACCTACAAGATCCGGGCAGCGGACCCCGCGTATCCAGCCCCACAGGCCATTCCCGTCGGGCCAGCCTCGGTTGTGTTGCCACAGGCTACAACGGCCTGGCCTCGCACCGTCTTCGCCATCGCTGAGAACACGGCCGATACGACCGTTGCGCCACTCTCGCTGATGATGGTTCAGGACACCCCACGCAGTGCCTACAAGGTGTACTACGCGATTCCGCTCGAGCCGAACACGACACTTCCCCCAGTTGCTCCGGCAACCGTCGGCACCTCGCGCCTGGCAGACGACAGCAAGCTCCTGTCCATCACCCCGGCCGATGCAGCGACCGGATATGCAGACATTCTGGCTGTCGGTGACCAGAGCCCGTATTTCGACAAATTCGATGCAACAGGTGACACACTTCGAACGAGCGTCGGCGTGGACTACAAGAACGCGAAGAAAGCCGCGCTACCCAACACTGCGAGTATCGAATTCGCAAAGGTCGCCGGGGCCGGGCAGACCATTTCGCTCGCGACTAACCAGTCGGGCGCGATCGTCGCACTCAACATCAGGGAGTCGGAGACCGTCAAGGTGGTCGAGGCCGGTGCGACAGTCAGTCCGGAAGGTGCGGTGAAGGCCGCTTCCGGCGTCACCACGTCGACGAAGGGCACCGAGGCGATCTACGATTACCAGTTGCTGTTCTATATCCCGCCGTCGGGCGACACTTCGAAGGTCAGACTTCTCGGTTTCGCTCAGGGGCTCTTGAGTGCAAAGGAGTTGCCGTGAGTCAGGTTCCCCCCTCCGCCGCGAGCCTGCGAG includes the following:
- a CDS encoding phosphatidate cytidylyltransferase; amino-acid sequence: MTEDSREGRPGRPRRSPQGITRAELEERVRARREQFEEANEKITARTGRNLIPAIAIGLGLGGTMLVSLLFFNLIFFIFVGLLVCVTAAELVQALRRSGRTVPLIPTIASGAAVSAAAYFFGASAQWLVLLVGAAVVCVWRIVMLASRSHRGSVQSVVRDLSAGLLVQGYVVFLGSISLLLVVQPGGQWWVLSFMLIVVCVDTGAYVAGLNFGKHPMAPRISPKKTWEGLAGAAITALVAGVLLSVFLLQEPVWFGLLLGAVITVTATFGDLAESLLKRDMGIKDMSTWLPGHGGFLDRLDSMLPSAAAAYVLFIVFA
- a CDS encoding DivIVA domain-containing protein; translated protein: MSQSFPLSRKSALGYNIDEVEGFLARARKAYEAQAELNPADSAETDSTSIRRASFGLQKGGYSPAHVDAALERLEDAFVARERARAKHEIGDEAWFTRSRERAREIVARLERADGHKFARANVLTGGYNRDDVDAFCDTLIAYFRSGANVTVADVRGVVFRPKLGGYSEVQVDLVLDAVVDVMLAVR
- a CDS encoding sodium:proton antiporter: MRNEIVAIIGVIVIVGVSLLAPKLRIAAPIILVLIGVGISIIPGVQPVHVPSALILTVVLPPLLYASAINLPLIDFRRNIGSITGLSVALVFVSAFGTGLLLFSLFPELSLASAIALGAVISPTDAVAATSIGKRLGLPHRLSAVIEGESLVNDASALVLLRSAVAATAGAVSLWQVAGSFVYSVVVAAVVGALVGAVTILVRSKLSDPVLTTAVSFAVPFLAYVPAESVGASGVLSVVAAGLMTGHFGAKYFTAPSRISERLTWRTLQFLLENAVFLIMGLQLKDLVEQVVDKHLSVEQAIYFGLLATGLLIIVRFVFVMPPTLISAWRRKRHPPPTRPGAMAGDVPTGVAGGVVLSWSGMRGVVTLAAAQSLPEDTPYRPQLILIAFTVAIVTLIVQGSTLPFVIKLSGIQRARAADEKVEFASLVDRLQEAGRGLLENPELVLPGGAVPDLGVVERVKRDAKLRSQSAWEVTSLAEDETNPAPHEQYRELRLEVIRVERETLLDERDRGEFSSHTLTRAHEMLDLEESRLVQSEGLGG
- a CDS encoding alpha/beta hydrolase → MAPVIDVRSSVVLPAIREDIELHTEDGLTLVGELSLPPTGEPVATLVMLHPLPTAGGFMDSHIIRKAAGRLPALAQLAVLRFNTRGTSSPRGTSDGTFGHGDDERLDVDAAMRFVGERGLPHPWLVGWSFGTELALKYGLGHEIEGAILLSPPLHRATTAEVAAWAGTGIPLVALIPEFDDYLKAPEARERFSSVPEADIVEVEGGKHLWVGESQTKRVLNEIVQRVNPAAAPLPETYETA
- a CDS encoding AI-2E family transporter, yielding MKVKNAFTLGLVGTLGVGLGVVILLAIGNLATVLTYIGIAVFLALGLDPIVSWLERHHFRRPVAILVVVIGVAGIITGLVFAVLPIIIDQLTQLFAQIPHLATLLQSSSWASNLTNSLGGFIDVQAVVDAVTKYLQDPGNITTIAGGALAVGVGIANGIFGTVIVVILTLFFTANLALMKRSVYLLVPASRRERFADLGEQVTEAVGRYVIGQVTLALCNGVLSFVFLSIIQAPYAAVLAFIAGMLSLIPLVGTISGSVIIVAVCLIPGVGSPLTALVAAIYYLVYMQVEAYLLSPNIMKRAVSVPGSVVVIAALAGGSLLGVLGALVAIPIAASIMLIVKQVVIPIQNER